One Engystomops pustulosus chromosome 11, aEngPut4.maternal, whole genome shotgun sequence DNA window includes the following coding sequences:
- the SMC3 gene encoding structural maintenance of chromosomes protein 3, giving the protein MYIKQVIIQGFRSYRDQTIVDPFSSKHNVIVGRNGSGKSNFFYAIQFVLSDEFSHLRPEQRLALLHEGTGPRVISAFVEIIFDNSDNRLPIDKEEVSLRRVIGAKKDQYFLDKKMVTKNDVMNLLESAGFSRSNPYYIVKQGKINQMATAPDSQRLKLLREVAGTRVYDERKEESISLMKETEGKREKINELLKYIEERLHTLEEEKEELAQYQKWDKMRRALEYTIYNQELNETRAKLDELSSKRETSGEKSRQLRDAQQDARDKMEEIERQVRELKSKISAMKEEKEQLSSERQEQIKQRTKLELKAKDLQDELAGNSEQRKRLLKERQKLLEKIEEKQKELAETEPKFSSVKQKEESGISRLAQATQERTDLYAKQGRGSQFTSKEERDKWIKKELKSLDQAINDKKRQIAAIHKDLEDTEANKEKNLEQYTKLDQDLNEVKARVEELDKKYYEVKNKKDELQSERNYLWREENAEQQALAAKREDLEKKQQLLRAATGKAILNGIDSINKVLEHFRRKGINQHVINGYHGIVMNNFDCEPAFYTCVEVTAGNRLFYHIVDSDEVSTKILMEFNKMNLPGEVTFLPLNKLDVRDTAYPETNDAIPMISKLRYISRFDKAFKHVFGKTLICRSMEVSTQLARAFTMDCITLEGDQVSHRGALTGGYYDTRKSRLELQKDVRKVEDELHALEAKLNENLRRNIERINNEIDQLMNQMQQIETQQRKFKASRDSILSEMKMLKEKRLQSEKTFMPKQRSLQSLEASLHAMESTRESLKAELGTDLLSQLSLDDQKRVDALNDEIRQLQQENRQLLNERIKLEGTITRVETYLNENLRKRLDQVEQELNELRETEGGTVLTATTSELEAINKRVKDTLARSDGLDITIDKTEAEIKDLVKSMDRWKNMEKEHMDAINHDTKELEKMTNRQGMLLKKKEECMKKIRELGSLPQEAFEKYQTLSLKQLFRKLEQCNTELKKYSHVNKKALDQFVNFSEQKEKLIKRQEELDRGYKSIMELMNVLELRKYEAIQLTFKQVSKNFSEVFMKLVPGGKATLVMKKGDVEGSQSQDEGEGSAESERGSSSQSSVPSVDQFTGVGIRVSFTGKQAEMREMQQLSGGQKSLVALALIFAIQKCDPAPFYLFDEIDQALDAQHRKAVSDMIMELASHAQFITTTFRPELLESADKFYGVKFRNKVSHIDVITAEQAKDFVEDDTTHG; this is encoded by the exons CCATTCAGTTTGTTCTCAGTGATGAGTTCAGTCACTTACGCCCGGAGCAGCGTCTGGCTCTCCTGCAC GAGGGAACAGGCCCTCGTGTCATTTCTGCTTTTGTGGAAATTATATTTGACAACTCTGACAACCGGCTGCCG ATTGACAAAGAGGAGGTTTCCCTTAGGAGAGTTATCGGGGCCAAAAAAGATCAGTATTTCTTAGACAAGAAAATGGTGAC CAAGAATGATGTGATGAACCTGTTGGAAAGTGCTGGATTTTCTCGCAGTAATCCATACTACATCGTAAAACAAGGCAAG ATCAACCAAATGGCAACAGCCCCAGATTCTCAGAGGTTAAAGCTGCTCCGCGAAGTGGCCGGGACCAGGGTATACGATGAACGGAAGGAAGAAAGTATCTCCCTGATGAAGGAAACTG AGGGTAAACGTGAGAAGATTAATGAACTGCTGAAGTACATTGAGGAGCGGCTGCACACTctggaggaagagaaggaagagTTGGCGCAGTACCAGAAGTGGGATAAGATGAGGAGAGCCCTGGAGTACACCATCTACAACCAGGAGCTGAATGAGACACGTGCCAAGCTGGATGAG CTTTCATCAAAAAGAGAGACAAGTGGTGAAAAATCACGACAGCTAAGAGATGCCCAACAGGACGCCAGGGATAAAATGGAG GAAATTGAACGTCAAGTGCGAGAGTTGAAATCGAAGATTTCTGCAATGAAGGAAGAGAAGGAGCAGCTGAGCTCCGAAAGACAGGAGCAGATAAAGCAAAGGACCAAACTGGAGCTGAAAGCCAAGGATCTGCAGGATGAACTGGCTGGAAATAGTGAACAGAGG AAACGTCTCTTAAAAGAAAGGCAGAAGTTACTAGAAAAGATCGAGGAAAAACAGAAAGAGCTGGCGGAGACTGAGCCGAAGTTCAGCAGCGTTAAACAGAAGGAAGAAAGTGGCATTTCCAG ATTGGCACAAGCCACACAGGAAAGAACCGATCTCTATGCTAAGCAAGGCCGTGGCAGTCAGTTCACATCTAAAGAAGAAAGAGACAAGTGGATTAAAAAGGAACTGAAGTCTCTAGATCAGGCCATAAACGACAAGAAGCGTCAGATCGCTGCCATACACAAAGATCTGGAAGACACAGAGGCAAATAAAGAGAAGAATCTTGAGCAGTACACT aaaTTGGATCAAGATCTTAATGAAGTAAAAGCTCGAGTGGAAGAACTGGACAAGAAGTACTATGAAGTAAAGAACAAGAAGGACGAGTTACAGAGCGAGAGAAA TTATTTATGGAGAGAAGAGAATGCTGAGCAGCAAGCCCTGGCTGCCAAGCGTGAAGATCTGGAGAAGAAACAACAACTTCTTCGTGCTGCAACAGGAAAG GCAATATTGAACGGTATTGACAGTATTAATAAGGTTCTGGAGCACTTCAGGAGGAAAGGCATCAACCAGCACGTCATCAACGGCTACCACGGGATTGTCATGAATAATTTTGACTGTGAGCCAGCTTTCTACACTTGTGTTGAAGTCACTGCTGGCAACAG GCTCTTCTATCACATTGTGGATTCTGATGAGGTCAGCACCAAGATCTTGATGGAGTTCAATAAGATGAATCTTCCTGGAGAAGTTACCTTCCTTCCTCTCAACAAGCTGGATGTGAGAGATACAGCCTACCCCGAGACCAAT GATGCTATTCCAATGATCAGCAAGTTGCGATACATTTCTCGATTCGACAAAGCATTCAAGCATGTATTTGGGAAGACCCTTATCTGTCGCAGCATGGAAGTGTCCACACAGCTGGCCAGGGCATTTACAATGGATTgcatcacccttgaag GTGATCAGGTGAGCCATCGTGGTGCTCTCACCGGAGGTTACTACGACACAAGGAAGTCCAGGCTAGAACTGCAGAAAGACGTCCGGAAGGTGGAGGATGAGCTCCACGCCCTGGAGGCCAAACTCAACGAGAACCTAAGGAGGAACATAGAAA GGATCAATAATGAAATTGATCAGCTGATGAACCAGATGCAGCAGATTGAAACGCAACAGAGAAAGTTCAAAGCCTCCCGGGACAGCATCCTCTCCGAGATGAAGATGCTGAAGGAGAAGCGGCTTCAGTCAGAGAAGACATTTATGCCAAAG CAACGCAGTCTTCAAAGTCTGGAGGCCAGTTTGCATGCCATGGAGTCAACCCGGGAGTcactgaaagctgagctgggaACAGATTTACTATCTCAACTCAGCCTGGACGACCAGAAGAGGGTGGACGCTTTAAATGACGAGATTAGACAACTGCAGCAG GAAAACCGACAACTTTTAAATGAGCGAATCAAGTTGGAAGGGACGATCACCCGAGTAGAGACTTACCTGAACGAGAATCTGCGCAAGAGACTGGACCAGGTTGAGCAG GAACTCAATGAATTGAGGGAAACAGAGGGAGGGACAGTTCTGACAGCGACCACTTCAGAACTGGAGGCCATTAACAAACGGGTAAAGGATACATTGGCGCGGTCAGATG GTCTTGACATCACCATTGATAAAACTGAAGCAGAGATAAAGGATCTTGTGAAGAGTATGGATCGGTGGAAGAACATGGAGAAGGAGCACATGGACGCCATCAACCACGACACAAAAGAACTTGAGAAAATGACAAACCGGCAGGGAATGCTCCTGAAGAAGAAAGAGGAATGCATGAAGAAGATCCGAGAGTTGGGCTCCCTTCCCCAGGAGGCCTTTGAAAAGTACCAAACCTTGAGTTTAAAACAG TTATTCCGTAAGTTAGAGCAGTGTAACACAGAGCTGAAGAAGTACAGCCACGTCAACAAGAAGGCTCTGGACCAGTTTGTGAACTTCTCAGAGCagaaggagaagctgataaaACGTCAGGAGGAACTGGACCGCGGCTACAAATCAATCATGGAGCTGATGAATGTCCTGGAGCTCCGCAAGTACGAGGCCATCCAGCTGACCTTCAAGCAG GTGTCAAAGAACTTCAGTGAAGTGTTCATGAAGCTGGTGCCGGGCGGCAAGGCCACATTGGTGATGAAGAAGGGAGACGTGGAGGGGAGTCAGTCGCAGGATGAAGGGGAGGGCAGTGCTGAGAGCGAGAGGGGTTCCAGCTCCCAGAGCAGTGTGCCGTCTGTAGACCAGTTCACCGGTGTCGGTATCCGG GTCTCGTTCACAGGGAAGCAGGCGGAGATGAGGGAGATGCAGCAGCTCTCAGGAGGACAGAAATCTCTGGTGGCGCTGGCTCTAATTTTCGCCATTCAGAAGTGTGACCCTGCACCCTTCTACCTTTTTGATGAGATTGACCAGGCCTTGGACGCTCAGCACAGGAAGGCTGTGTCAG ATATGATCATGGAACTCGCATCTCACGCTCAGTTCATCACTACAACCTTCAGGCCAGAACTGCTGGAATCCGCTGACAAGTTTTATGGAGTGAAATTTAGGAACAAG GTCAGTCACATTGATGTGATCACAGCCGAACAGGCCAAGGACTTTGTGGAGGACGACACGACCCATGGCTGA